One genomic region from Chlamydia poikilotherma encodes:
- a CDS encoding YbbR-like domain-containing protein: MDLEKMIDFLSRFFMRNWLRKVVSLGFAIIIWVLVGQTVTITRTLNNVPVRIIDLDPDQTVLGLQSNGLLDKKVSLTITGNKNTVHDLRPTNLEVVISATGHTESWIAAIDKYNLVSLDGETNIRRDIQSVSADDIFIRLTQYVTEDITVTITTPVGSPPKGYEYLDVWPKYLIQKVSGPKEYVNALKEQGLELTFNLNKVSFEELERNRIAQGNHDEIIFPIPEEWKKILIPFGNTNTYENLNDPQADFLRLLFLKQEFIPLNLNLPVLLFFPVKYSNTFNPQAYTLEPSHPIILNQGIYQIDIPLYAKDVSKLFLDVVKNNIALAIVMAPPHGNNSVNWAVEFIDEKTLEDTFVQAIMAQEHGILHDFALIDETGIRHRFREYLRKLSLFRKDGSPLNLSAEISHNKVIIRSKPIETSRLHKKEW, encoded by the coding sequence ATGGATTTGGAAAAAATGATCGATTTTCTTTCTCGTTTTTTCATGCGCAATTGGCTGAGAAAAGTAGTATCTTTAGGGTTTGCCATCATCATTTGGGTGCTCGTCGGACAAACGGTAACCATTACCCGCACCTTGAATAATGTTCCTGTACGTATTATTGATCTTGATCCCGATCAAACAGTCTTAGGACTACAAAGCAATGGTCTATTAGATAAAAAAGTTTCATTAACCATCACAGGGAATAAAAATACCGTCCACGATCTCCGACCTACGAATCTAGAAGTGGTTATTAGCGCCACAGGACATACGGAAAGTTGGATAGCTGCTATTGACAAGTACAATCTTGTTAGCCTTGACGGTGAAACAAATATTCGTAGAGATATTCAAAGTGTCTCTGCTGATGATATTTTTATTCGTCTGACACAATATGTTACTGAAGACATCACGGTAACCATTACAACTCCTGTAGGAAGTCCTCCTAAAGGCTACGAGTATTTAGACGTTTGGCCTAAGTATCTTATCCAGAAAGTCAGCGGTCCTAAAGAATATGTAAACGCCCTTAAGGAACAAGGATTAGAGCTCACTTTTAATTTAAATAAGGTATCCTTCGAAGAATTAGAAAGAAATCGTATAGCTCAAGGGAATCACGATGAGATCATTTTCCCTATTCCTGAAGAATGGAAAAAAATTCTTATACCTTTTGGCAACACTAATACCTATGAAAATCTGAATGATCCTCAAGCAGATTTCTTACGTTTACTCTTTTTAAAACAGGAATTTATCCCTTTAAATCTCAATCTTCCTGTTTTACTCTTCTTCCCTGTAAAATATAGTAATACCTTCAATCCCCAGGCCTATACTTTAGAACCTTCACATCCTATTATTCTTAACCAAGGTATCTATCAAATAGATATTCCCCTATATGCAAAAGATGTCAGTAAGCTTTTCTTAGATGTTGTTAAAAATAATATCGCTCTGGCTATTGTCATGGCTCCACCACATGGGAACAATTCTGTAAACTGGGCTGTAGAATTTATAGATGAAAAAACTCTTGAAGATACCTTTGTTCAAGCTATCATGGCTCAAGAACATGGAATTCTCCATGACTTTGCTTTAATTGATGAAACTGGAATACGCCATCGATTCCGTGAGTATCTAAGGAAACTATCTTTATTTAGGAAAGATGGTTCTCCATTAAATCTTTCTGCAGAGATTTCCCATAACAAAGTAATTATTCGTTCAAAACCTATAGAAACCTCTAGGCTACATAAAAAAGAATGGTAG
- a CDS encoding lipid A biosynthesis lauroyl acyltransferase (Acylates the intermediate (KDO)2-lipid IVA to form (KDO)2-(lauroyl)-lipid IVA) gives MLKNIRRAKQTIIDFFVYYLGITLIGTFKYIPRPILGRFGRALGTIIFYTISDYRKTALTNLALAFPDKPFEERKRIAKHSIQHVMITVLELLAVEGLIGNLDSLISIATAETHPEGFCSKEVLTQKELEDTFSKLSENEGIILFCGHQANWELPFLYITRDYPGLAFAKPIKNTRLNKKIFSLRETFKGKIVSPKQGIHSALQALQQGHVIGIVGDQALLISSYAYPLFGNEAFTTTSPALLAYKTGKPVMAVSVFRNKNGYTIVPSKKFYADKSLPIKEATSSLMNNLMGFLEKGIAHKPEQWMWMHKRWKRKLFSSLKKRYAYSHILVIANYAELKNYKTFLTDLADLYSGALLTLALENPSNKKILIDYLPQYIIKGFSSPEALYDFPNSFPAVFDLAGLPTTLHKHFKTTGSSILYTRKALEKKLSHPQASLITALSKFSKKS, from the coding sequence ATGTTAAAGAACATACGTCGCGCAAAACAAACTATTATAGATTTCTTCGTTTATTATTTAGGAATAACGTTAATCGGGACTTTTAAATATATTCCCCGCCCTATTCTAGGTCGTTTTGGAAGAGCTTTAGGAACTATCATTTTCTATACAATCTCTGATTACAGGAAAACAGCACTTACAAATCTCGCTCTTGCTTTTCCTGATAAGCCTTTTGAAGAAAGAAAACGCATTGCTAAGCATTCTATACAGCATGTCATGATCACTGTTTTAGAACTATTAGCAGTAGAAGGACTGATTGGAAATCTAGATAGTTTAATTTCCATAGCAACTGCGGAAACTCATCCTGAAGGATTCTGTAGCAAGGAAGTTCTTACACAAAAAGAATTAGAAGATACGTTTTCCAAATTAAGTGAAAACGAGGGAATTATTTTATTTTGTGGCCATCAGGCAAATTGGGAACTTCCTTTTCTTTATATTACCCGAGATTATCCTGGTTTAGCCTTTGCAAAACCGATAAAAAACACTCGATTAAATAAAAAAATTTTTTCTCTAAGAGAGACTTTTAAAGGAAAAATTGTTTCTCCAAAACAAGGGATACATTCTGCTCTTCAAGCTCTTCAACAGGGACATGTTATTGGTATAGTTGGGGATCAGGCGTTACTCATATCCTCGTATGCTTATCCCTTATTTGGAAATGAAGCTTTCACAACAACATCTCCAGCACTACTGGCCTATAAAACAGGAAAACCCGTAATGGCCGTATCGGTATTCCGCAATAAAAATGGATATACAATTGTTCCTAGCAAGAAGTTTTACGCTGATAAGTCTTTACCCATTAAAGAAGCAACTTCTTCGCTTATGAACAATCTTATGGGATTCTTAGAAAAAGGCATTGCTCACAAACCTGAACAATGGATGTGGATGCATAAGCGATGGAAACGAAAGCTCTTCAGCAGTCTGAAAAAAAGATATGCTTATAGCCATATTCTCGTTATCGCTAACTATGCAGAACTTAAAAATTATAAAACATTTCTTACCGATCTCGCAGATCTCTATTCAGGAGCTTTGTTAACATTAGCTTTAGAAAATCCTTCCAACAAGAAAATACTTATAGACTATCTTCCCCAATATATTATAAAAGGGTTCTCATCTCCTGAAGCTCTATATGATTTCCCTAATAGTTTCCCTGCTGTTTTTGATCTTGCAGGGCTTCCAACAACCCTACATAAACATTTCAAAACAACAGGCTCCTCGATTCTCTACACAAGAAAAGCACTAGAGAAAAAATTATCCCATCCCCAAGCATCTTTAATTACAGCATTAAGTAAATTCTCAAAAAAATCTTAA